In the genome of bacterium HR34, the window ATAATTAAAGACAAGAAAATTATTTCTATTTCATCTCTTTATGATTTATTTCCAGACATTACAACCAGAACATTAAGAAGAGATATGGCAGACTTAGTTCAAAAAGGATTTATAGAACCTATAGGAAAAGGAATATATAGATTGAAAGATTTTTCACAAAAGGACAGGATTTCTCATATAATTTCCACATAATTTCCACATCATTTCCACATCATTTCCATATGAATAAACCGCAAGATATAAAACAATATTTTTCTAATATATACGACAAATACTTTGACAGTATTTATAAATTTATATTTCTTAAAACTCCTTCAAAAGAAACAGCACAAGATATCACTTCAGATGTCTTCTTGAAATTTTTCAACTACATTGTTAAAAATGGATACAAATCTATAAACAACCCCCGCGCCTTTTTATACAAAACAGCAAGAAACCTCATATCAGATTATTACAGAAAAAACTCCCATATCCCATTCTCTCAATTGCCAGACGACCTCCCAGATCTGGAACAAGGCATAGAGCAAAAAATAGATATTGATATTCAAATTAACTTTGTCAAAAAACAGCTCCAACAACTTCCGCAAGAATATCAGGACATTATAATAATGTATTATTTAGAGGAAATTCCAATCAAAGAAATTGCTGAAATTGTGGACAAAACAGAAAACAATGTTAGGGTTATAATCCACCGCTGCCTACAACACCTCAAACAAAGCCTCCAATAGCAACATCTTCTAATAATTTTGTAATATTTTCCCCTAATTTTCGTCTACTATATATCAACAGCAAGAACGCGAACGCCCAATAAACCGTAATTCAACCCAACACAACAAACTCCAAAACAATGCAAATACAAAATCTTAAAAAACTATATAACGCAATTCAACCTGATAAAACTTGGAAAGAAAGCCAAAAGAATTTTATATTATCAACACTTGACATCCAATTTTCAAACCAATACAATTATTCTAATAACTTTATTTCAGCAATTTCAAAAATTTTGTCGTTTAAAAATCATCCTGTTTTGACATCAGAAGTTGTTGTTTCACTTTTGGCGCTAATTTTTTTATTCGGTGCTTATTTAAGTTTACCAGGCGACCCGCTTTACACAGTAAAAGAAAATGTAATTGAAAAAGTTTCCATTCCGCCAGAAAACGAACTTGCACTACTTGAAGCAAAACTTTCAGAAATTGAAAGAGCAGTTCAAGAAAACAAAACCCAGAACATAAAACCAGCAGTAGAAAAAGTAGTTCAAACAGTTGCCAAAGTAAATCCGCAAGATATTGCTAAAAAAGTAAAAGAAAACCATCAAATAATTGAAGATGTAAGAGAAGTAAGAGTAAAGGTTCAAAGATTATCAGCTCTTGGAGTGGATGGCGAACTTCAAAAAGTTGAAGACACTTTAAAAGATATTGTAAAAGCCCAAATAGATTATTTAGAAACCCGTTCATTCACAAAGGAGCAAATGGAAATTTTGAAAGAAGCAATAGAACATTACAGAAACGGAGAATATGATGCAGCAATGCAAAAAATATTATCAATTACAAATTAACATAGACACTTGAACCGCAGCCCCTCAAATTAACATCTTGGGGCGGTCGACTGCGAGGTGAAAACTGAAATCGAAATTATAAATTACAATTAATTAAAATTAAAAATTAAAAACATATGAATCAGTTAATAAAAAAGATTGCAGTTTTGGGAATGGCATTTTCTTTTGTCGTGGGCATGGCAGTTCCAGCACACACTGCACAAGCCCAGACAATTGATCTACCAACATTGATTGCTATATTGCAAGCAATGGGAGTAGATCAATCAGTAATAAATGCCATTCAACAATCTGTTCAACAATCAGGTTCACAACAATCTGGTTATCCTGGTATTCCAGCAGGCTTCAGATTTAACCAAAACTTATCTCAAGGAATGTCATCCATTGATGTAAAATACTTGCAGATAATTTTGAACTCTTCTCCTGATACAAGAGTTGCTCAATCAGGTGCTGGATCTCCAGGAAACGAAACAACATACTTCGGTGCCTTAACAAAGGCAGCCGTAATTAAATTCCAAGAAAAATACGCATCTGAAATCTTGGCCCCAGTTGGATTAATATCTGGAACAGGTTATGTTGGCCCAAGTACCAGAGCAAAGTTAAATTCATTATTAGCTTCTGCTGAGCAACAACAGCAACAAGGTGGCCAACAAGGTGGCCAACAAGGTGGTCAACAAGGTGGCCAACAAGGTGGCCAGCAACAGCAACAAACTGGCTGGACATTCACAAACCTTCTTGACCCATCTCAAGTAACATCTGCTCCAAGAGGAGCCCAAGCATATCA includes:
- the ylaC gene encoding RNA polymerase sigma factor YlaC, with protein sequence MNKPQDIKQYFSNIYDKYFDSIYKFIFLKTPSKETAQDITSDVFLKFFNYIVKNGYKSINNPRAFLYKTARNLISDYYRKNSHIPFSQLPDDLPDLEQGIEQKIDIDIQINFVKKQLQQLPQEYQDIIIMYYLEEIPIKEIAEIVDKTENNVRVIIHRCLQHLKQSLQ